In Microbacterium enclense, one genomic interval encodes:
- a CDS encoding site-specific integrase, with translation MGSVYPYETAAGRKLYRAVWRDPLNQQTSKRGFATKRAAEEHIARQTVSKADGTYIAASAARVTVGELSGPWLASKAALLKPSSYAPLAASWTNYVEPKWGRRTVSGIRHSEVQTWVAGIGMSPTVVARAYGILAGILDVAEKDRRILANPARGVRLPRKVTKRERRYLSHDELWAVAAASGRPALVLTLGYCGLRWGELVALRVRDVNFLRRRISVTRNVVEVHGEFHPGTPKTHESRQVPVPAAVLQQLATAVDGKAPDALIFDDGHGGYMRRTRASAGSRSWWVSALATASVEPLVLHDLRHTAASLAVSAGANVKAIQRMLGHASAAMTLDVYADLFDDDLEALTTRLDEAIGARVVAAPLPREA, from the coding sequence ATGGGTAGCGTCTACCCCTACGAGACGGCCGCCGGCAGAAAGCTGTACCGGGCGGTGTGGCGCGACCCGCTCAATCAGCAGACGTCCAAGCGGGGCTTCGCGACGAAGCGTGCGGCAGAGGAACACATCGCCCGCCAAACGGTAAGCAAGGCGGACGGCACCTACATCGCCGCGAGTGCCGCCAGGGTTACAGTGGGCGAGCTGTCGGGGCCCTGGCTGGCCAGCAAGGCCGCGCTGCTCAAGCCGTCGTCGTACGCGCCCCTGGCGGCGTCGTGGACGAACTATGTCGAGCCGAAGTGGGGCAGGCGCACCGTCTCCGGCATCCGGCACTCCGAGGTGCAGACGTGGGTAGCCGGCATCGGGATGAGCCCGACCGTCGTCGCTCGGGCGTACGGCATCCTCGCCGGGATCCTCGACGTCGCCGAGAAGGACCGACGCATCCTCGCCAACCCCGCGCGCGGCGTCCGCCTCCCCCGGAAGGTCACGAAGCGCGAGCGCCGCTACCTCTCGCATGACGAACTCTGGGCCGTCGCCGCGGCCTCCGGGAGGCCGGCGCTCGTGCTCACCCTCGGCTACTGCGGGCTCCGGTGGGGCGAGCTCGTCGCCCTCCGCGTCCGCGACGTGAACTTCCTCCGGCGCCGGATCTCTGTCACCCGCAACGTCGTCGAGGTGCACGGCGAGTTCCACCCCGGCACCCCGAAGACACACGAGTCCCGCCAGGTGCCCGTCCCCGCCGCCGTGCTGCAGCAGCTCGCGACGGCCGTCGACGGGAAGGCACCGGACGCGCTGATCTTCGACGACGGCCACGGCGGCTACATGCGCCGCACCCGCGCCTCTGCGGGCTCGCGCTCCTGGTGGGTATCGGCGCTCGCGACGGCAAGCGTGGAACCGCTCGTGCTGCACGACCTCCGGCACACCGCCGCATCGCTGGCTGTGTCGGCCGGCGCGAACGTGAAGGCGATCCAGCGCATGCTGGGGCACGCCTCCGCCGCCATGACGCTCGACGTCTACGCCGACCTCTTCGACGACGACCTCGAGGCCCTCACGACCCGCCTGGATGAGGCGATCGGGGCGCGGGTTGTTGCCGCGCCGTTGCCACGCGAGGCATGA
- a CDS encoding DUF2190 family protein: MANECIPLYTPASDVTVRAASAIVGKTFVALLGGVNPSTGQLATVVPAPLAGASVGVASRDTASGAVMHLIRAKGIIVPVTAGGDVSVGAEVEVGANGRAVTLASGKARGRAWSAGTAGNDVFVELY; encoded by the coding sequence ATGGCGAACGAGTGCATTCCCCTGTACACCCCGGCATCCGACGTAACCGTGCGCGCCGCGTCGGCGATCGTCGGTAAGACGTTCGTAGCACTGCTGGGCGGCGTCAATCCGTCCACCGGTCAGCTCGCAACCGTCGTGCCCGCGCCGCTCGCCGGCGCATCGGTGGGCGTGGCGTCGCGCGACACCGCCTCCGGCGCGGTTATGCACCTCATCCGCGCGAAGGGCATCATCGTCCCCGTGACGGCGGGCGGCGACGTCAGTGTCGGCGCCGAGGTCGAGGTCGGGGCGAACGGGCGTGCCGTCACGCTCGCATCCGGCAAGGCCCGCGGCCGCGCCTGGTCGGCCGGAACCGCCGGTAACGACGTCTTCGTCGAGCTCTACTGA
- a CDS encoding M23 family metallopeptidase has protein sequence MVERVPVGSPEVVFDRLMERIENLETMVYGRNASVHDGSTEFVGEDSLIVRGSQLVSGWLRVIGRLVVTGLGILEVNGLIDLLGRMKVRGGGGITVEDGGDIDVLGGMIRAGLVRMEDGKLFVGESMVLDPAEDGGAALFSNGSKLYSNATAIGLRKGSSSLTVGETLAALLVGGKAFTVAADGFTLTGVDEEESTDGVMWLGLKGGKLVVVSPAVGGPFGNLSWPLPPSTVTDEYGPRESPGEGASTFHEGIDFGAANGTPIPSAGAGTVEFAGFDTDGGYGNYVLINHGGELKTRYAHMNATPQVTTGAHVARGQILGEVGDTGTSFGNHLHFEVEYQGVRVNPRSKLPAA, from the coding sequence ATGGTTGAGCGCGTCCCTGTCGGCAGCCCGGAGGTCGTCTTCGATCGGCTCATGGAGCGCATCGAGAACCTGGAGACGATGGTCTACGGCCGCAACGCGTCCGTGCATGACGGGTCTACCGAGTTCGTCGGGGAGGACTCGCTGATCGTCCGCGGCTCCCAGCTCGTCTCCGGATGGCTCCGCGTCATCGGGCGGCTCGTCGTCACCGGCCTGGGCATTCTCGAGGTGAACGGTCTCATCGACCTGCTGGGCCGGATGAAGGTCCGCGGCGGCGGGGGGATCACGGTCGAGGATGGCGGCGACATCGACGTGCTCGGCGGGATGATCCGCGCCGGCCTCGTCCGCATGGAAGACGGGAAGCTGTTCGTCGGAGAGAGCATGGTGCTCGACCCGGCAGAGGACGGCGGCGCGGCCCTGTTCTCCAACGGATCCAAGCTCTACTCGAACGCAACGGCGATCGGCCTCCGGAAGGGCTCCAGCTCCCTGACCGTCGGTGAAACGCTCGCGGCCCTGCTGGTCGGCGGGAAGGCGTTCACCGTCGCCGCGGACGGGTTCACCTTGACCGGCGTCGACGAGGAAGAGAGCACCGATGGTGTGATGTGGCTCGGGTTGAAGGGCGGCAAGCTCGTCGTGGTGTCCCCCGCGGTCGGCGGCCCGTTCGGCAACCTGTCGTGGCCGCTGCCACCGTCGACCGTGACGGATGAGTACGGGCCGCGCGAGTCCCCTGGCGAGGGTGCCTCGACGTTCCACGAGGGCATCGACTTCGGCGCCGCGAACGGCACGCCGATCCCGTCGGCCGGCGCAGGAACGGTGGAGTTCGCAGGGTTCGACACGGACGGCGGGTACGGCAACTACGTCCTCATCAACCACGGCGGAGAGCTCAAGACGCGCTACGCGCACATGAACGCGACACCGCAGGTCACCACGGGCGCGCATGTCGCACGCGGCCAGATCCTCGGGGAGGTCGGTGACACCGGCACCTCGTTCGGCAATCACCTGCACTTCGAGGTCGAGTACCAGGGCGTGCGCGTCAACCCACGTTCGAAGCTGCCCGCAGCCTGA